One window of the Cloacibacillus sp. genome contains the following:
- a CDS encoding TIGR00282 family metallophosphoesterase has product MRILFIGDIMGRPGREAAARAIPKLREEFGGFDFVIANGENSAGGFGLTEKVMNELFSSGIDILTNGNHVWDKKDFIPLLDSETAVLRPANHPDGTRGRGFAVYEKNGEKLGVMCLQGRTFMPPLDCPFQTAERLARECRVPSIFVDIHAEATSEKRALAVYLDGKVSAVVGTHTHVQTADEEILPGGTAFLTDAGMTGGHAGIIGMTAQSVLPKFLTGTPCKFEISEEGVKFQGVVVDIDSETGRALDIRRINTAVER; this is encoded by the coding sequence ATGCGCATACTTTTTATCGGCGACATCATGGGACGTCCCGGCCGTGAGGCCGCGGCGCGCGCCATTCCAAAGCTGCGCGAAGAATTTGGCGGCTTTGACTTCGTCATAGCAAACGGCGAAAACAGCGCGGGGGGCTTCGGCCTCACTGAAAAAGTGATGAACGAGCTCTTCTCCTCCGGGATAGACATACTGACAAACGGCAACCATGTCTGGGATAAAAAGGATTTCATCCCGCTCTTGGACAGCGAGACCGCCGTGCTGCGCCCCGCCAACCATCCTGACGGCACGCGCGGACGCGGCTTTGCCGTCTACGAAAAAAACGGCGAAAAGCTGGGCGTCATGTGCCTTCAGGGGCGCACCTTCATGCCTCCGCTTGACTGCCCGTTCCAGACCGCGGAGAGACTTGCGCGCGAATGTCGCGTACCTTCGATATTTGTAGACATACACGCCGAGGCTACCTCCGAAAAACGCGCGCTCGCAGTCTACCTTGACGGCAAAGTTTCAGCCGTAGTGGGCACGCACACGCACGTCCAGACGGCTGACGAAGAGATACTCCCGGGCGGCACCGCGTTCTTGACGGACGCCGGAATGACCGGGGGGCACGCAGGGATAATCGGCATGACGGCGCAGTCCGTGCTTCCGAAGTTCCTTACTGGTACGCCGTGTAAGTTTGAAATATCCGAAGAGGGCGTGAAGTTCCAGGGAGTCGTCGTCGACATAGACAGCGAAACTGGACGCGCGCTTGACATCAGAAGAATAAACACGGCGGTCGAACGCTAA
- the rny gene encoding ribonuclease Y — protein MDFLTTVLCIITGLAVGALAGFTYHKKSEEKKFRGALSESERIMQEAVKKAEAAKRDILAEGKEEIHRLRQELDRDTKDRRSELQRSERRLEQKEENLDKKIENIGRKEDELKNRNDQVQEKLNRLSAQEQELIEKLEQIAQLTREEARDQLLAEVESDANHLIGLRLKELEERAKREADRKAQEVVATAIQRCSVDFTSDVVVSVVNLPSDEMKGRIIGREGRNIRTFETLTGVDLIVDDTPEAVTLSSFDPVRREVARLSLERLVVDGRIHPARIEEIIERAEKDVQIQILETAEEALLETGIKNMNGELAKIIGQLRYRTSYGQNALSHSLEVAHLAGVMAAELGLDEIKARRAGLLHDIGKAVDHQVEGSHAKIGADLAKRYGETPDIVNAIASHHEDEEPLTIYAVLVAAADAVSASRPGARRESLDAYVKRLEKLEEVARTFSGVSKAFAIQAGREVRVAVAPTVTDDGEMQKLAYDIARKIEEELRYPGQIKVTLIRETRAVDYAK, from the coding sequence ATGGATTTTTTAACAACCGTGCTGTGTATAATCACAGGGCTCGCAGTCGGCGCCCTTGCCGGTTTTACATATCACAAAAAAAGTGAAGAAAAGAAGTTCAGAGGAGCCTTGTCAGAATCAGAGCGCATCATGCAGGAGGCCGTGAAAAAGGCTGAAGCTGCGAAGCGCGACATTCTGGCGGAGGGCAAAGAAGAGATACACAGGCTGCGGCAGGAATTGGACCGCGATACAAAAGACCGCAGAAGCGAGCTCCAGCGTTCCGAGCGCAGGCTTGAACAAAAAGAAGAAAACCTCGACAAAAAAATCGAGAACATCGGCCGCAAGGAAGATGAGCTGAAGAACCGCAACGATCAGGTGCAGGAGAAGTTAAACAGGCTCTCCGCGCAGGAACAGGAACTTATCGAAAAACTGGAGCAGATAGCTCAGCTTACCCGGGAAGAGGCCCGCGATCAGCTTTTGGCCGAGGTCGAAAGCGACGCGAACCATCTGATAGGCCTTCGTCTGAAGGAGCTCGAGGAGCGCGCTAAGCGCGAAGCTGACCGCAAAGCTCAGGAAGTCGTAGCTACGGCGATACAGCGCTGCAGCGTAGATTTCACCTCCGACGTGGTCGTGAGCGTCGTCAACCTTCCCTCTGACGAGATGAAGGGGCGCATAATCGGCCGCGAAGGACGCAACATCAGAACATTTGAAACTCTCACCGGAGTGGACCTTATTGTTGACGATACGCCGGAAGCGGTGACGCTTTCAAGCTTTGACCCTGTGCGCCGCGAAGTGGCCCGCCTTTCGCTGGAGAGGCTCGTCGTTGACGGCCGCATCCATCCCGCACGCATAGAAGAAATCATAGAACGCGCTGAGAAGGATGTACAGATACAGATCCTGGAGACGGCCGAAGAGGCACTGCTTGAGACCGGCATCAAAAACATGAACGGCGAGCTTGCGAAGATCATAGGCCAGCTGCGCTACCGCACCAGCTACGGACAGAACGCTCTGAGCCACAGCCTTGAAGTGGCGCACCTCGCGGGAGTCATGGCGGCGGAACTAGGACTTGATGAAATAAAGGCCAGAAGAGCCGGCCTTTTGCATGATATAGGCAAGGCTGTAGACCACCAGGTCGAAGGATCGCACGCGAAAATAGGCGCGGACCTCGCCAAGCGTTACGGCGAAACGCCCGACATCGTAAACGCCATCGCCTCGCACCATGAGGACGAAGAGCCTCTCACCATCTACGCGGTGCTTGTAGCCGCGGCTGACGCCGTAAGCGCCTCGCGCCCCGGCGCGCGCAGAGAGAGCCTCGACGCCTACGTCAAGCGCCTCGAAAAGCTTGAAGAGGTGGCGCGTACCTTCTCCGGCGTAAGCAAAGCCTTCGCCATCCAGGCGGGCCGTGAAGTGCGCGTCGCGGTAGCTCCAACGGTGACTGACGACGGCGAGATGCAGAAGCTGGCGTATGACATAGCGAGAAAAATAGAAGAAGAACTTAGATACCCCGGGCAGATAAAGGTGACCCTCATCAGGGAGACCCGCGCAGTAGACTACGCGAAGTAG
- a CDS encoding M48 family metallopeptidase: MDVLKKFAAALLLFLLFAPVGAHAAIGRADAKRIWEKVAAPTELTELPFIIKEENTPNAWVTNGESVTVTTGLLALLETEAELYAVFGHEAGHVKLNHLQKSASKSAGLSVAAGLLSQIFGNGIGNVAVNVGANLINSGWSREQEIEADDYSVALAAANKEDPVGMYSAISRLAQVNNTQPSGFNSHPPDDRRLEHIKKTILKIKPDAEFPN; the protein is encoded by the coding sequence ATGGATGTTTTAAAAAAATTCGCCGCGGCACTGCTTCTTTTCCTCTTATTTGCGCCCGTCGGGGCGCACGCCGCCATTGGACGCGCCGACGCAAAGAGGATATGGGAAAAAGTGGCGGCGCCTACGGAGCTTACAGAGCTTCCCTTCATTATAAAAGAAGAAAATACGCCAAACGCGTGGGTGACGAACGGAGAATCAGTCACGGTGACTACGGGGCTGCTTGCCCTGCTTGAAACGGAGGCCGAACTCTACGCCGTCTTCGGCCATGAGGCCGGCCACGTAAAGCTCAACCATCTGCAAAAAAGCGCGTCAAAGAGCGCGGGGCTGTCGGTAGCCGCGGGGCTGCTCAGCCAGATTTTCGGAAACGGCATCGGAAACGTCGCGGTCAACGTCGGCGCAAACCTTATAAACTCAGGCTGGAGCCGCGAGCAGGAGATAGAGGCCGACGATTATTCTGTGGCGCTCGCCGCTGCGAACAAAGAAGACCCTGTCGGGATGTACAGCGCGATAAGCCGGCTCGCGCAGGTGAACAACACTCAGCCAAGCGGCTTTAATTCGCACCCACCGGACGACCGCAGGCTAGAACATATAAAAAAGACCATTTTAAAAATAAAGCCAGATGCAGAATTTCCCAACTAA
- a CDS encoding pyrimidine/purine nucleoside phosphorylase translates to MIEKLENVTAVAKANVYFDGKVVSHTVFMPNGDRKTLGLFLPGEYEFGVGDSEIMDITDGVCQVKMPGADGWMDVKAGESFTLPADSKYGFRCYVPVQYLCSYIKA, encoded by the coding sequence ATGATAGAAAAGCTCGAAAATGTAACCGCTGTGGCAAAGGCTAATGTCTATTTTGACGGTAAAGTGGTGAGCCACACTGTGTTTATGCCAAACGGAGACCGTAAGACGCTGGGCCTTTTCCTTCCGGGCGAGTATGAGTTCGGCGTGGGCGACTCTGAGATCATGGACATCACAGACGGTGTATGCCAGGTGAAGATGCCGGGCGCCGACGGCTGGATGGACGTAAAGGCCGGAGAAAGCTTCACTCTTCCCGCCGATTCAAAATACGGCTTCCGCTGCTACGTGCCGGTGCAGTATCTCTGCTCGTACATCAAGGCGTAA
- the nudC gene encoding NAD(+) diphosphatase, translated as MSLCYIFQNGKIILTADGRVPERGECAELRRGVINRGLLDKEEPDGDLWAELSPETELCAGMDACERRVSWTSVGEEQFFRIGKAFHYMDWQRTHRFCGKCGAPARFDASELAMRCERCGELYYPVICPAVIVCVEKEGRILLGHGVNFPKGRYSVLAGFVEPGESLEECVAREVYEESNIRVKNIKYFMSQPWAFPRSLMLGFTAEWAEGEIKPQLSELTDVRWFAPDEIPDYYRGVSISAKLIEHFINKQTNYR; from the coding sequence ATGTCTCTTTGCTACATATTTCAAAACGGAAAAATAATCCTCACCGCCGACGGCCGCGTGCCGGAGAGGGGCGAGTGCGCGGAGCTTCGCCGCGGCGTCATAAACCGAGGGCTGTTGGACAAAGAAGAGCCAGACGGAGACCTCTGGGCGGAGCTTTCGCCGGAGACCGAACTTTGCGCCGGAATGGACGCCTGCGAACGGCGCGTCAGTTGGACGTCGGTCGGAGAGGAACAGTTCTTTCGCATAGGAAAAGCCTTCCACTACATGGACTGGCAGCGGACGCACAGATTCTGCGGCAAATGCGGGGCGCCCGCGCGCTTTGACGCCTCCGAACTTGCGATGCGCTGCGAACGGTGCGGAGAATTATACTATCCCGTCATCTGCCCCGCCGTCATCGTCTGCGTTGAAAAAGAGGGACGCATACTGCTCGGACATGGCGTCAACTTCCCAAAAGGCCGCTACAGCGTCCTCGCCGGCTTCGTCGAACCGGGCGAAAGCCTTGAAGAATGTGTGGCGCGCGAAGTCTACGAAGAATCAAACATCCGCGTCAAAAACATAAAATATTTCATGAGCCAGCCGTGGGCCTTCCCGCGCTCGCTGATGCTCGGCTTCACCGCCGAATGGGCGGAAGGCGAGATCAAGCCGCAGCTTTCCGAACTGACCGACGTCCGCTGGTTCGCGCCAGACGAGATACCGGACTACTACCGCGGCGTAAGCATCTCCGCCAAACTTATAGAACATTTCATAAATAAACAGACAAACTACCGATGA
- the cobO gene encoding cob(I)yrinic acid a,c-diamide adenosyltransferase: MFDEKGLIQIYTGNGKGKTTAALGLVLRASGHGAKIAVVQFMKGWDGYGELVSLPRVPNVTHVHTGRTKCIFRGDEIQEDFDEAARGFALAAEFLASGQYDLVVLDEINVAVDFGLIKAGDVIKALAEKAPRTEAVLTGRNAPDEFIKAADFVTEMKEIKHPYQNGVAARKGVEF; the protein is encoded by the coding sequence ATGTTTGACGAAAAAGGGCTGATACAGATCTACACAGGAAACGGCAAAGGCAAAACCACAGCCGCGCTGGGACTTGTCCTGCGCGCCTCGGGGCACGGCGCGAAAATCGCGGTCGTGCAGTTCATGAAAGGCTGGGACGGATACGGCGAGCTTGTCTCTCTGCCGCGCGTGCCAAACGTCACGCACGTTCACACCGGGCGCACAAAATGTATATTCCGCGGCGACGAGATACAGGAAGACTTCGACGAAGCGGCGCGCGGCTTTGCGCTCGCGGCGGAGTTTTTAGCCTCCGGCCAGTACGACCTGGTAGTTCTCGACGAAATAAACGTAGCCGTAGACTTTGGACTTATAAAGGCGGGCGACGTCATAAAGGCGCTTGCAGAAAAAGCCCCGCGCACAGAGGCGGTGCTCACCGGCAGAAACGCGCCCGATGAATTTATAAAGGCCGCCGACTTCGTCACAGAGATGAAAGAGATCAAGCACCCGTATCAAAATGGCGTCGCCGCAAGAAAAGGCGTTGAATTTTAA